The proteins below are encoded in one region of Fimbriimonadaceae bacterium:
- a CDS encoding Hsp20/alpha crystallin family protein yields MSEQDIEELLRVGYIRRIAKEFSSAVPQFARQKEWEPRVDVFELPEFVVVRVELAGVRPEQINLLYVAERRTLVIRGERSEDSIFQQEGVRTHNLEIECGEFYREVVLPEIPLDTENARTQLSIGFLSVVLPKAESKGQDIVLKRVTIHKIR; encoded by the coding sequence GTGTCGGAGCAGGACATCGAAGAACTGCTGCGCGTCGGCTATATCAGGCGCATCGCAAAGGAGTTTTCGTCTGCGGTCCCCCAGTTCGCACGCCAGAAAGAATGGGAGCCGCGGGTCGATGTCTTTGAACTGCCTGAGTTCGTCGTCGTCAGGGTGGAGCTCGCCGGTGTCCGCCCGGAGCAGATCAACTTGCTCTATGTCGCCGAGCGCCGCACGTTGGTCATCCGCGGGGAGCGGAGCGAGGATTCGATCTTCCAGCAGGAAGGCGTGCGGACCCACAACCTAGAGATCGAGTGCGGGGAGTTCTACCGCGAGGTCGTTCTGCCGGAAATCCCCTTGGACACGGAGAACGCCCGCACCCAGCTCTCAATCGGTTTTCTGAGCGTGGTCCTTCCAAAGGCGGAGAGCAAGGGCCAAGACATCGTTCTAAAGAGAGTAACGATCCACAAGATTAGATGA
- a CDS encoding RNHCP domain-containing protein: MKKSHKNSQPYAASEAGSRPDRRHRRLARKAAREAEQMGLPVIPVDRMVQRLKDPGAGLDGFACRNCGAHVSWHGAGSGHRNHCPSCLFSLHLDVSPGDRAAECEGLMEPIAVWVRRGGEWALVHRCRDCGWLSSNRVAADDNPALLVSLAVRPIGNPPFPLENLAEP, translated from the coding sequence TTGAAGAAAAGTCACAAGAACTCACAGCCTTATGCTGCGTCCGAGGCGGGCTCGCGCCCGGACCGTCGGCACCGTCGTCTTGCCCGGAAGGCCGCCCGAGAGGCGGAACAGATGGGCCTGCCTGTCATTCCCGTGGACCGCATGGTCCAGCGGCTCAAGGATCCTGGCGCCGGCTTGGACGGCTTCGCCTGCAGGAACTGCGGGGCCCACGTCTCTTGGCATGGGGCGGGCTCGGGCCATCGGAACCACTGCCCCTCCTGCCTCTTCAGTCTGCACCTGGACGTTTCGCCCGGGGACCGGGCGGCCGAGTGCGAGGGGTTGATGGAGCCGATCGCGGTCTGGGTGCGCCGGGGCGGCGAGTGGGCATTGGTCCACCGCTGCCGTGATTGCGGCTGGCTGAGCTCGAACCGCGTCGCGGCCGACGATAACCCGGCCCTACTGGTCTCACTGGCGGTGCGCCCGATCGGCAACCCGCCGTTCCCATTGGAGAACTTGGCGGAGCCTTAA
- the nadB gene encoding L-aspartate oxidase, giving the protein MAFEQHDFLVVGSGLAGLTFALRASEHGRVCVLTKAALTESNTNYAQGGIAAAIGESDDWQLHEEDTLVAGAGLCDVEAVRFLVRQAPAEIEWLRSLGARFDLSLGREGGHSRNRIVHHADRTGWEVERAVSGAVRENPNITFFENAYATNLLTANGRVVGVRAEVADLGARHFLGRAVMLATGGCGRLYAQTTNPRVATADGIGLADGVGAEIRDMEFMQFHPTTLHHAQAGGFLISEAVRGAGGTLRNHRGRRFMYDYDKRLELAPRDVVARAIEREMQRLATWCVYLDTTHLDADLLEQEFPTIWSTLRNLGMEMEKDWIPIVPAQHYSCGGVVTNLKGQTTLPGLFAAGEVARTGVHGANRLASNSLLEAMVFSSAAAAAAKDEPAPGTPATLPPPPKSVLENDAVRIRHSLMNAMSQGVGVFRTTAGLRSAQERVAELRDEYESANEAPFSTYSLETLNLLVAARYVVDGAIQRRENVGLHYNADFDQTVRARPERPATAAPKARA; this is encoded by the coding sequence ATGGCCTTCGAGCAGCACGACTTCCTCGTCGTAGGGAGTGGACTCGCCGGACTCACCTTTGCCCTTCGCGCCAGCGAGCACGGCCGCGTCTGCGTCCTCACCAAAGCCGCGCTGACCGAGTCCAACACCAACTATGCCCAAGGGGGCATCGCCGCTGCGATCGGCGAGAGCGACGACTGGCAGCTGCACGAGGAAGACACTCTCGTCGCGGGCGCCGGGCTGTGCGACGTCGAAGCCGTACGCTTCCTCGTGCGCCAGGCGCCGGCCGAAATCGAATGGCTGAGGTCGCTCGGCGCCCGCTTCGACCTGAGCCTCGGCCGAGAAGGCGGCCACAGCCGCAACCGCATCGTCCACCATGCCGACCGCACGGGTTGGGAAGTCGAACGCGCCGTCAGCGGGGCCGTCCGCGAGAACCCCAACATCACGTTCTTCGAGAACGCCTACGCCACGAACCTCCTCACTGCGAACGGCCGCGTCGTCGGCGTCCGCGCGGAGGTCGCCGACCTCGGCGCGCGCCATTTCCTGGGCCGGGCCGTCATGCTCGCGACCGGCGGTTGCGGCCGTCTCTACGCCCAGACCACGAACCCCAGGGTGGCCACCGCTGACGGCATCGGACTCGCCGACGGGGTCGGCGCCGAGATCCGCGACATGGAATTCATGCAGTTCCACCCCACCACGCTTCACCATGCCCAGGCAGGCGGCTTCTTGATCAGCGAGGCCGTCCGGGGAGCCGGCGGCACGCTGCGGAACCATCGCGGACGCCGCTTCATGTACGACTATGACAAGCGGCTGGAGCTCGCCCCCCGCGACGTCGTCGCCCGAGCGATCGAACGCGAAATGCAGCGGCTGGCCACGTGGTGCGTCTACCTCGACACGACCCATCTCGACGCCGACCTCCTGGAACAGGAGTTCCCCACCATTTGGTCGACGCTTAGGAACTTGGGCATGGAGATGGAAAAAGACTGGATCCCGATCGTCCCGGCACAGCACTATTCTTGCGGCGGAGTCGTGACAAACCTGAAGGGCCAGACCACATTGCCCGGGCTCTTCGCCGCCGGCGAGGTCGCACGAACGGGCGTCCACGGCGCGAACCGCCTCGCCAGCAACAGTCTGCTCGAAGCGATGGTCTTCTCCTCGGCCGCCGCGGCCGCGGCCAAGGACGAACCAGCACCGGGAACCCCCGCGACCCTGCCCCCGCCCCCCAAGTCTGTACTCGAGAACGACGCCGTCCGCATCCGCCACTCCCTCATGAATGCGATGTCCCAAGGCGTCGGCGTCTTCCGCACCACCGCCGGGCTTCGGTCGGCCCAAGAGCGGGTCGCCGAACTCCGCGATGAGTACGAGAGCGCGAACGAGGCGCCTTTCTCTACCTACTCACTGGAAACTCTTAACCTTTTGGTTGCCGCGAGGTATGTCGTGGACGGGGCCATCCAGCGTAGGGAGAACGTCGGCCTCCACTACAACGCCGATTTTGACCAAACGGTCAGGGCCAGGCCGGAGCGACCGGCAACGGCCGCGCCCAAGGCTCGCGCGTAA
- a CDS encoding dephospho-CoA kinase: protein MLDSLRRLGVSVGSADDIAARVLDDRVVQAEVAHALGETPPLDRNRLRALIAADVVRRRAVNRVLHPRIAAEIFASRASVVEIPLLIETALHEFFPRVWVVTCGPEEQERRLTARLGDPALARALMKTQLRTTAKVPFADVIIRTNSPLADVHSAVEHAAKACGLLQKRAL from the coding sequence GTGCTCGACTCCCTTCGGCGTCTCGGCGTCTCGGTCGGCTCCGCCGACGATATCGCCGCGCGTGTGCTTGACGACCGCGTCGTCCAGGCCGAGGTCGCGCACGCGCTCGGAGAGACCCCTCCTCTCGACCGGAACCGGTTGCGCGCCCTCATCGCGGCCGACGTCGTGCGCCGGCGGGCCGTGAACCGCGTCCTTCACCCGCGCATCGCGGCGGAGATCTTTGCGTCGCGAGCGTCTGTGGTGGAGATCCCGCTGCTGATCGAAACGGCGCTGCACGAGTTTTTCCCGCGCGTTTGGGTGGTGACGTGCGGCCCGGAAGAGCAGGAGCGGCGCCTCACCGCGCGCCTTGGTGACCCGGCCCTCGCGCGGGCTTTGATGAAGACGCAATTGCGGACCACCGCAAAAGTTCCCTTCGCGGACGTGATTATCCGAACCAACTCGCCACTGGCCGACGTCCATTCGGCTGTCGAACACGCAGCGAAGGCATGTGGATTGCTCCAAAAGCGGGCCCTTTGA
- a CDS encoding prepilin-type N-terminal cleavage/methylation domain-containing protein, protein MKRAFTLIELLVVIAIIAILAAILFPVFAQAKQAAKKSQNLSNMKQLGLATKIYIDDYDDTLFPHRFNCPGNGQGASVICPQYVDTTRASGLVPDAEMLRGPGGGTEALKRYYWVYMLKPYTKNVGIFQNPAGENKFVPGATTQYNCTGAGCSGNNYGGQNSYGHNSAWLSPSGIYSGTNEQPATVPETSIPYPASTIEMVDSGFYSAVPDVQNHSGFLNSSRLTAQELTAVRQLVEDQGAHFKFYWKNIGGGKWSFSGGESGQYAGTTPNSAGVIAAVKAGEKLFGGQIVAQYVDGHASSIQYKKAIGDICSWAIKGVSGCQ, encoded by the coding sequence ATGAAAAGAGCCTTTACGCTCATTGAGCTGTTGGTCGTTATCGCAATCATTGCGATCCTTGCGGCCATTTTGTTCCCCGTCTTCGCCCAGGCGAAGCAAGCCGCCAAGAAGAGTCAAAACCTCAGCAACATGAAGCAGCTGGGCTTGGCGACGAAGATCTACATCGACGATTACGACGACACCCTGTTCCCCCACCGGTTTAACTGCCCGGGCAACGGCCAGGGCGCCAGCGTCATCTGCCCGCAGTACGTGGACACGACCCGCGCGAGCGGCCTCGTCCCGGACGCGGAAATGCTCCGCGGCCCCGGCGGCGGCACCGAGGCGCTGAAGCGGTATTACTGGGTCTACATGCTGAAGCCGTACACCAAGAACGTCGGCATCTTCCAGAACCCCGCTGGTGAGAACAAGTTCGTGCCGGGTGCGACCACGCAGTACAACTGCACCGGCGCCGGCTGCTCGGGCAACAACTACGGCGGACAGAACAGCTACGGCCACAACTCGGCTTGGCTCTCGCCGTCCGGTATCTATTCCGGTACGAATGAGCAGCCGGCGACCGTTCCTGAGACTTCCATCCCGTACCCGGCTTCGACGATCGAGATGGTCGACTCCGGTTTCTACAGTGCGGTCCCGGACGTGCAGAACCACTCTGGGTTCCTTAACTCGTCCCGGCTGACGGCTCAGGAACTCACTGCCGTTCGGCAGCTGGTGGAGGACCAGGGCGCCCATTTCAAGTTCTACTGGAAGAACATCGGTGGCGGTAAGTGGAGCTTCAGCGGCGGCGAGAGCGGCCAGTATGCGGGCACCACTCCGAACTCCGCAGGCGTCATCGCTGCCGTCAAGGCCGGCGAGAAGCTCTTCGGTGGTCAGATCGTTGCCCAGTACGTCGACGGCCACGCCAGCTCGATCCAGTACAAGAAGGCTATCGGCGACATCTGCTCTTGGGCTATCAAGGGCGTCAGCGGCTGCCAGTAA
- a CDS encoding tetratricopeptide repeat protein: MNVEELYERALSLRHEGRYPEAQAAFQEVLGKAPFHTKSRWQLALIQGFLGDFEGSLEALRTLAFEEPDDLDVRYDLGMTYMMLAMNEEACAEFSAILAVDPNHENARRQIVYC; the protein is encoded by the coding sequence ATGAACGTCGAGGAACTATACGAACGCGCGCTTAGCCTTCGGCACGAAGGGCGATATCCGGAGGCGCAGGCCGCATTTCAGGAAGTCTTGGGCAAGGCCCCTTTCCACACAAAATCTCGTTGGCAACTCGCTTTGATCCAAGGGTTTTTGGGTGACTTTGAAGGGTCGTTGGAAGCCTTGCGCACGCTCGCTTTCGAGGAGCCCGACGACCTTGACGTGCGGTACGACCTCGGCATGACCTACATGATGCTGGCCATGAACGAGGAGGCCTGCGCCGAGTTCTCCGCGATCCTGGCCGTCGACCCGAACCACGAGAACGCCAGGCGCCAGATCGTCTACTGCTGA
- a CDS encoding ATP-dependent Clp protease adaptor ClpS → MPMGALHCTSAPILLPEPEQKTRYEGRYAVVIFNNDHTPYEAVVGILMAATACEREEAEIETWEAHTYGQAPVHFDTLPTCEEVAGVIKRIGVATEIRKEWDD, encoded by the coding sequence ATGCCGATGGGCGCCCTCCACTGCACTTCAGCGCCGATCCTGCTGCCAGAGCCCGAACAGAAAACCCGTTACGAAGGGCGCTACGCCGTCGTGATTTTCAACAACGATCACACGCCGTACGAGGCGGTCGTGGGGATCCTGATGGCGGCCACCGCGTGCGAGAGGGAGGAGGCCGAGATCGAGACTTGGGAAGCCCATACCTACGGCCAGGCGCCCGTCCACTTCGACACCTTGCCGACCTGCGAAGAAGTCGCCGGGGTTATCAAGAGAATCGGCGTGGCGACCGAGATTAGAAAGGAGTGGGATGACTGA
- the lon gene encoding endopeptidase La codes for MKEVELPVEDSETSDTGPDLEVTAGIDLDPEAEPKPDVPNVLNLLPLRDSVVYPMLIAPLSVSRPASIQLIDDSVMGSSRVIGTITQREPQTDEPGFEDVYEYGCAVIIRTLMKSADTVRLIVQGISRFRIVERLQETPYLRAKIEIIEEPAVPAEQKEEVEALRRSVAALFDQAVRLAPQMPDELRSLTTAVQEANVVADLVTAHMPMAVADKERVLEAVDVRDRLRVLLEILGREVRVLELSSKVQSEVTAELSKNQRDYFLREQLKAIQRELGEFDDVGDLTELQEQIEASGMTAEALKEVEREFSRLRRINPGSPEYTVARTYVEMMVALPWAKSTVDNLDLAHARQVLDEDHYGLDKIKRRIIEFLAVRKVKTDGPVRQPILCFYGPPGVGKTSLGKSIARAMDRKFVRISLGGMRDEAEIRGHRRTYIGSMPGQIIQGLRRAESNNPVFVLDEVDKLGMDFRGDPASALLEVLDPQQNNAFRDHYIDAPFDLSNAFFITTANRMDTVPAPLRDRMEVIELAGYTEEEKLMIAKTHLVGRLLEEHGLSARRVVVKDDALVHLIRHYTREAGVRNLEREIASVIRRATYLFAEGRKGKLTVTKRFVEEALGAPRFVNDPVTERELVPGVAVGLAWTPVGGEILFIEAVRMPGNKGLIVTGQLGDVMKESVTAALSYVRSHAKQLKIDPQEFERSEIHIHVPAGSVPKDGPSAGVTMVTAIASLFSGRPVKPRLAMTGEVTLTGQVLPIGGVKEKILAAYREGVTTILLPEENRKDYLEEVPESIRKGITAHFAKDMSQVLRQALTK; via the coding sequence ATGAAGGAAGTTGAACTGCCCGTCGAAGACTCCGAGACGTCCGACACGGGGCCTGATCTCGAAGTCACAGCCGGGATCGACCTTGACCCGGAAGCCGAGCCGAAGCCAGACGTCCCGAACGTCCTGAACCTGTTGCCCTTGCGCGACTCGGTGGTCTATCCCATGCTGATTGCCCCTCTGAGCGTTTCGCGCCCGGCTTCGATCCAGTTGATCGACGACAGCGTGATGGGTTCGAGCCGGGTGATCGGGACGATCACTCAGAGAGAGCCCCAGACCGACGAGCCCGGGTTCGAGGACGTTTACGAATATGGCTGCGCGGTCATCATCCGCACGCTCATGAAGTCGGCGGACACGGTCCGGCTCATCGTGCAGGGCATCTCGCGGTTCCGCATCGTCGAACGCCTGCAAGAGACCCCGTACCTTCGCGCGAAGATCGAGATCATCGAAGAGCCGGCGGTCCCCGCCGAGCAGAAGGAGGAGGTCGAGGCGCTGCGTCGATCCGTCGCGGCCCTTTTCGACCAAGCCGTCCGGCTGGCGCCCCAGATGCCGGACGAATTGCGCAGCCTGACCACGGCTGTTCAGGAGGCGAACGTGGTGGCGGACCTCGTCACCGCGCACATGCCCATGGCGGTGGCGGACAAGGAGCGTGTGCTGGAGGCCGTTGACGTTCGCGACCGGCTCCGCGTGCTGCTCGAGATCCTTGGCCGTGAGGTGCGCGTGCTGGAGCTTTCCAGCAAGGTACAGAGCGAGGTCACGGCCGAACTTTCCAAGAACCAGCGCGACTACTTCCTCCGGGAACAGTTGAAGGCGATCCAGCGCGAACTGGGCGAGTTCGACGACGTCGGCGACCTCACGGAGCTCCAGGAGCAGATCGAGGCAAGTGGCATGACGGCCGAGGCGCTCAAGGAGGTCGAGCGGGAGTTCAGCCGGTTGCGCCGGATCAACCCCGGTTCGCCGGAGTACACCGTCGCCCGCACCTATGTCGAGATGATGGTCGCCTTGCCGTGGGCAAAGTCCACGGTCGACAATCTTGACCTCGCCCATGCCAGACAGGTGCTGGACGAGGACCACTACGGCCTGGACAAGATCAAACGCAGGATCATCGAGTTCCTCGCCGTGCGAAAGGTGAAGACGGACGGGCCGGTCCGCCAGCCGATCCTTTGCTTTTACGGCCCCCCGGGCGTGGGCAAGACGTCGCTCGGCAAATCCATCGCCCGGGCGATGGACCGCAAGTTTGTGCGCATCTCGCTGGGCGGTATGCGCGACGAGGCGGAGATCCGTGGCCACCGCCGGACGTACATCGGCTCGATGCCGGGGCAGATCATCCAGGGGCTGCGCCGGGCGGAATCGAACAACCCCGTGTTCGTCTTGGACGAGGTCGACAAGCTCGGGATGGACTTCCGGGGCGACCCCGCGTCGGCGTTGCTCGAAGTCCTCGACCCCCAGCAGAACAACGCCTTCCGCGACCACTATATCGATGCCCCGTTCGACCTGTCAAACGCCTTCTTCATCACCACGGCGAACCGGATGGACACGGTCCCCGCGCCGCTGCGCGACCGGATGGAGGTCATCGAGCTCGCGGGCTATACGGAAGAGGAGAAGCTGATGATCGCCAAGACGCACTTGGTGGGGCGGCTTTTGGAGGAGCACGGACTGAGCGCGCGCCGCGTGGTCGTCAAGGACGATGCCCTGGTCCACCTCATCCGGCACTACACGCGCGAGGCGGGAGTCCGCAACCTGGAGCGCGAGATCGCTTCGGTCATCCGGCGCGCCACCTACCTCTTTGCCGAGGGGCGCAAGGGCAAGCTCACCGTCACAAAGCGGTTCGTCGAGGAAGCGCTCGGCGCGCCCCGGTTTGTGAACGACCCGGTGACGGAACGGGAGCTCGTGCCGGGCGTGGCGGTCGGCCTCGCTTGGACCCCGGTGGGGGGCGAGATCCTTTTCATCGAGGCGGTGCGGATGCCCGGCAACAAGGGGCTCATTGTCACGGGCCAACTCGGCGACGTGATGAAGGAATCGGTCACGGCTGCGCTGAGCTACGTGCGCTCGCACGCCAAGCAGCTCAAGATCGACCCCCAGGAGTTTGAAAGGTCGGAGATCCATATCCACGTTCCGGCCGGTTCTGTGCCCAAGGACGGGCCGTCGGCCGGCGTGACCATGGTGACGGCGATCGCGTCGCTCTTCAGCGGGCGCCCGGTGAAGCCGCGCCTCGCCATGACGGGTGAGGTCACTTTGACGGGCCAGGTGTTGCCGATCGGGGGCGTGAAGGAAAAGATCCTGGCCGCCTATCGAGAGGGCGTCACGACCATCCTGCTACCGGAAGAGAACCGTAAGGACTATCTTGAGGAGGTCCCGGAAAGCATTCGGAAGGGGATCACGGCCCACTTTGCCAAGGATATGAGCCAGGTTCTTCGCCAGGCGTTGACGAAGTAG
- a CDS encoding ATP-dependent Clp protease adaptor ClpS, which produces MTEKILMAGGVEAPERTSKEKVGPGHDWIVTVFNNDVNTYEEVMTVLILATACDQEEAYIEAWEIDHFGQCVVHRADENECRLAAEVIATIGIRVEASPES; this is translated from the coding sequence ATGACTGAAAAGATCCTCATGGCTGGCGGCGTCGAGGCCCCAGAGCGGACCTCCAAGGAGAAGGTCGGGCCCGGCCACGACTGGATCGTCACCGTTTTCAACAACGACGTCAATACCTATGAAGAGGTGATGACCGTCCTCATCCTGGCCACCGCCTGCGACCAGGAGGAAGCCTACATCGAGGCTTGGGAGATCGACCACTTCGGCCAGTGCGTCGTCCACCGGGCGGACGAGAACGAGTGCCGTCTCGCCGCCGAAGTCATCGCAACCATCGGGATCCGGGTCGAAGCCAGTCCCGAAAGCTGA